In the genome of Kwoniella shivajii chromosome 5, complete sequence, one region contains:
- a CDS encoding ribosomal RNA large subunit methyltransferase J: protein MRISPYIYKSSSSSSRWIARQTRDPYVKSRITGDSSTPLYRSRSSFKLLSMASKYPILSRSSTRTVVDLGAAPGGWSQVASHLLKGKTNSKIFALDILGMEPIPGVDIIKGDFLSDQVRKELSYQVGEGNEEEVEVDCVLSDMMAPMTGNRTRDVGLSLDLCAAATVFARDVLKTADGPERREGGKTVWPGGNLVIKFFAHPDMDEFRSLELDPWFGKVVVEKPKESRAESSEAYWVCLGFKGDPQLFQ, encoded by the exons ATGCGAATATCCCCTTACATttataaatcatcttcatcttcctcaagatGGATAGCCCGTCAAACCCGCGATCCATATGTGAAATCTCGAATAACAGGGGACTCTTCGACTCCTTTGTATAGATCAAGATCTTCTTTCAAACTCTTATCCATGGCGAGCAAATACCCCATATTGTCTAGATCATCTACCAGGACAGTAGTGGATCTTGGTGCAGCTCCTGGAGGTTGGTCACAAGTGGCTTCTCATCTACTAAAAGGTAAAACCAACTCGAAAATATTCGCTTTGGATATATTAGGTATGGAACCTATTCCAGGCGTGGACATCATCAAAGGAGATTTCTTAAGTGACCAAGTAAGAAAAGAGCTATCGTACCAAGTGGGagaagggaatgaagaagaggtagaagtggaTTGCGTATTAAGTGATATGATGGCTCCGATGACTGGAAATAGAACGAGAGATGTTGGATTAAGTTTAGATTTATGTGCAGCAGCTACTGTTTTCGCTAGAGACGTATTGAAAACAGCAGATGGACcagagaggagagaaggtggaaagacAGTTTGGCCAGGTGGGAATTTGGT AATCAAGTTTTTCGCTCATCCAGATATGGATGAATTTCGATCACTAGAGCTAGATCCGTGGTTTGGgaaagtggtggtggaaaaACCGAAAGAATCCAGAGCGG AATCAAGCGAAGCATATTGGGTCTGTTTGGGGTTCAAAGGTGATCCACAACTGTTTCAATAG